A genomic stretch from Burkholderia pyrrocinia includes:
- a CDS encoding LysR family transcriptional regulator, whose amino-acid sequence MNQIQTMRVFVCVAEQQSFRRAAHHLGVSNALVTRSIAMLEGHLNTRLIHRTTRNLSLTEAGVRYLDGCRALLEEFDHLESSVAHAVREPAGTLRVVASGLLSPLALTPLVSSFRHRYPELRVQLTVADGPLDVLESGYDVGIVTGNRLDGNPTLIGHALAPNPFVACAAPAYLDRRGEPRAPDDLPGHDWVTLAPHQHAPAWQLVGHDGVAHSVTVRPACTLNQLALVQAAAIAGAGIAVLPEPCVADALNSGTLVRLLPGYRIDDPDAQLSLVYPNRQYVPARTRSFVEHALDHFSAQTARERKDYGFLRPSRGPDRSDIVTGLQ is encoded by the coding sequence ATGAACCAGATTCAGACCATGCGTGTATTCGTCTGCGTCGCCGAGCAGCAGAGCTTCCGGCGCGCAGCGCACCATCTCGGCGTGTCCAATGCGCTCGTCACGCGTTCGATCGCGATGCTCGAGGGTCACCTGAACACACGGCTGATCCACCGCACCACGCGCAACCTGTCGCTCACCGAGGCCGGCGTGCGCTACCTCGACGGTTGCCGCGCGCTGCTCGAGGAATTCGACCACCTCGAGTCGTCCGTCGCGCATGCCGTGCGCGAACCGGCCGGCACGCTGCGCGTCGTCGCGTCGGGCCTGCTGTCGCCGCTCGCGCTGACGCCGCTCGTCAGCAGCTTCCGGCACCGCTACCCCGAGCTGCGCGTGCAGCTGACCGTCGCCGACGGGCCGCTCGACGTGCTCGAATCGGGCTACGACGTCGGCATCGTCACGGGCAACCGGCTCGACGGCAACCCGACGCTGATCGGCCATGCGCTCGCGCCGAACCCGTTCGTCGCCTGCGCGGCGCCGGCCTATCTCGACCGGCGCGGCGAGCCGCGCGCGCCCGACGACCTGCCGGGCCACGACTGGGTCACGCTCGCGCCGCACCAGCATGCGCCCGCGTGGCAGCTGGTCGGCCACGACGGCGTCGCGCATTCGGTCACGGTGCGCCCGGCCTGCACGCTCAACCAGCTCGCACTCGTGCAGGCGGCCGCGATTGCCGGCGCCGGCATCGCGGTGCTGCCCGAGCCGTGCGTCGCCGACGCGCTCAACAGCGGCACGCTCGTGCGGCTGCTGCCCGGCTACCGGATCGACGACCCGGACGCACAACTATCGCTCGTCTATCCGAACCGCCAGTACGTGCCGGCTCGCACGCGCAGCTTCGTCGAGCACGCGCTCGACCACTTCAGCGCGCAGACGGCCCGCGAGCGGAAGGATTACGGCTTCCTGCGTCCGTCGCGCGGCCCCGACCGCTCCGACATCGTCACGGGCCTGCAGTAA
- a CDS encoding pyridoxal-phosphate-dependent aminotransferase family protein: MSIDYSPIPCPVVVPLDAILPEEPLLMMGAGPVPIPAAVAKANTIVINHLGATMAKIIEQVKEMARYVFQTRTKWVLGVAGPGSAAMEMAISNLAWRGTRVLSIRNGFFSARMAEMATRVGADVATLEVADRAVASLDEIADAIARERPEIVTIVQGETSNTVWNRDLRDIAALAKAAGALVVVDAVCTLSTMPLDMDAWGIDAVITGGQKGLSSIPGVSLIAFSDAAWERMKHRPEPNTHWCLDMALAENFWHNAGYHYTAPVSGVLALHEALRLVCAETLESRFARHLRCSLALQAGVESMGLKLYAPKDCRLNSVVGIETPEGLTPGMVCGHISKQYQVEISGSFGLPIVRIGQMGEQCREHNLFRTLHAFGRTMVDLKVPVDLPAGVAALEQELSRRGA; encoded by the coding sequence ATGTCCATCGATTACTCGCCGATCCCCTGTCCCGTCGTCGTGCCGCTCGACGCGATCCTGCCCGAAGAACCGCTGCTGATGATGGGGGCCGGCCCGGTTCCGATCCCGGCCGCCGTCGCGAAGGCGAACACGATCGTGATCAACCACCTCGGTGCGACGATGGCGAAGATCATCGAGCAGGTGAAGGAGATGGCGCGCTACGTGTTCCAGACCCGCACGAAGTGGGTGCTCGGCGTCGCGGGCCCCGGCTCGGCCGCGATGGAAATGGCGATCTCGAACCTCGCCTGGCGCGGCACACGCGTGCTGTCGATCCGCAACGGCTTCTTCAGCGCGCGGATGGCCGAGATGGCCACGCGGGTCGGCGCCGACGTCGCGACGCTCGAAGTGGCCGACCGCGCGGTCGCGAGCCTCGACGAGATCGCGGACGCGATCGCGCGCGAGCGGCCCGAGATCGTCACGATCGTGCAGGGCGAGACGTCGAACACCGTGTGGAACCGCGACCTGCGCGACATCGCTGCGCTCGCGAAGGCGGCCGGCGCGCTGGTCGTCGTCGACGCGGTGTGCACGCTGTCGACGATGCCGCTCGACATGGACGCATGGGGCATCGACGCGGTGATCACCGGCGGCCAGAAGGGGCTGTCATCGATCCCGGGCGTGTCGCTGATCGCGTTTTCCGACGCCGCGTGGGAGCGCATGAAGCATCGCCCGGAGCCGAATACGCACTGGTGCCTCGACATGGCGCTCGCGGAGAACTTCTGGCACAACGCCGGCTATCACTACACGGCGCCGGTGTCGGGCGTGCTCGCGCTGCACGAGGCGCTGCGGCTGGTTTGCGCGGAGACGCTGGAAAGCCGCTTCGCGCGCCACCTGCGCTGCTCGCTCGCGCTGCAGGCGGGTGTCGAGTCGATGGGGCTCAAGCTTTATGCGCCGAAGGACTGCCGGCTCAATTCGGTGGTCGGGATCGAGACGCCGGAAGGGCTCACGCCCGGGATGGTCTGCGGCCATATCTCGAAGCAGTATCAGGTCGAGATCTCGGGCTCGTTCGGGTTGCCGATCGTGCGGATCGGGCAGATGGGCGAGCAGTGCCGCGAACATAACCTGTTCCGCACGCTGCATGCGTTCGGCCGCACGATGGTCGACCTGAAGGTGCCGGTCGACCTGCCGGCCGGCGTCGCGGCGCTCGAACAGGAACTGTCGCGACGCGGCGCGTAA
- a CDS encoding AraC family transcriptional regulator, which yields MSFSLSAPPVDRAATLAGGDLPFGLQSVCRTLADANATLERFAWLGDHLAIAEWTRITDESETIYEQPGHHTLSCYLDGGYRTERERVPRYGAPSLLCALPGDHESRWWVRGEMHFIHLYFLPEHFTQRAIRELDREPRELKLADRTYFEDARVAALLRSLALDGWDDADERLRVNETAHEVLSLLLRGQSTTRTDASFRGGLAPAVRRRVRDYIDTYLTQPLTLGELADVAALSEYHFSRMFRLSFGRAPHAWVAEQRLARARELLRTTSLPLAQVAADCGYANAGHFSHRFRDAHGTTPNTYRRAMQGR from the coding sequence ATGAGCTTCTCCCTCTCCGCCCCGCCCGTCGACCGCGCCGCCACCCTGGCCGGCGGCGATTTGCCGTTCGGCCTGCAGTCGGTCTGCCGCACGCTCGCCGACGCGAACGCGACGCTCGAGCGCTTCGCGTGGCTCGGCGACCATCTCGCGATCGCCGAATGGACGCGGATCACCGACGAAAGCGAGACGATCTACGAGCAGCCCGGCCACCACACGCTGTCGTGCTACCTCGACGGCGGCTACCGGACCGAGCGCGAACGCGTGCCGCGCTACGGCGCGCCGAGCCTGCTGTGCGCGCTGCCGGGCGACCACGAATCGCGCTGGTGGGTGCGCGGCGAGATGCACTTCATTCACCTGTACTTCCTGCCCGAGCACTTCACGCAGCGCGCGATCCGCGAACTCGACCGCGAGCCGCGCGAGCTGAAGCTCGCCGACCGCACCTATTTCGAGGATGCGCGCGTCGCCGCGCTGCTGCGCTCGCTCGCGCTGGACGGCTGGGACGATGCCGACGAGCGGCTGCGCGTGAACGAGACCGCGCACGAGGTGCTGAGCCTGCTGCTGCGCGGGCAGAGCACGACGCGCACCGACGCGTCGTTCCGCGGCGGGCTTGCGCCGGCCGTGCGCCGCCGCGTGCGCGACTACATCGACACGTACCTGACGCAGCCGCTGACGCTCGGCGAACTGGCCGACGTCGCCGCGCTGTCCGAATACCACTTCTCGCGGATGTTCCGGCTGTCGTTCGGCCGCGCGCCGCACGCGTGGGTCGCCGAGCAGCGGCTCGCGCGGGCGCGCGAACTGCTGCGCACGACGTCGCTGCCGCTCGCGCAGGTCGCGGCCGACTGCGGCTACGCGAACGCCGGCCACTTCAGCCATCGCTTTCGCGACGCGCACGGTACGACGCCGAATACGTACCGGCGCGCGATGCAGGGCCGCTGA
- a CDS encoding DMT family transporter — translation MNLSLYFVTVLIWGTTWIAIKWQLGSVPPPVSIAWRFWLAAAVLFALLRVMRRPVRPPREAWRYLVAQGFALFCLNFLCFYYAEQVVPSGLVAVIFSTAPLLNSINGRLFMGRPLRPSAIAGALLGLVGIACLFWQQMAGHLDDHATWIGLAIAFAGTMCFSAGNLLSSRMQSMGLHPLATNGWAMLIGAAILTVGSAVAGMSFTLDMSPRYLGALVYLAVPGSVIGFTAYLTLVGRIGPERAAYCTVLFPIVALAVSTVFEGYQWSPLAVIGLLLVVAGNLVAFDLTRRLFLRTA, via the coding sequence ATGAACCTGTCGCTTTATTTCGTCACCGTGCTGATCTGGGGCACCACCTGGATCGCGATCAAGTGGCAGCTCGGCTCCGTGCCGCCGCCCGTGTCGATCGCATGGCGCTTCTGGCTCGCGGCCGCCGTGCTGTTCGCGCTGCTGCGCGTGATGCGCCGGCCGGTCCGGCCGCCGCGCGAAGCCTGGCGCTACCTCGTCGCGCAGGGCTTCGCGCTGTTCTGCCTGAATTTCCTGTGCTTCTACTACGCGGAGCAGGTCGTGCCGAGCGGGCTCGTCGCGGTGATCTTCTCGACCGCGCCGCTGCTGAACTCGATCAACGGCCGGCTGTTCATGGGCCGCCCGCTGCGGCCGTCGGCGATTGCCGGCGCGCTGCTCGGCCTGGTCGGCATCGCGTGCCTGTTCTGGCAGCAGATGGCCGGCCATCTCGACGATCACGCAACCTGGATCGGGCTCGCGATCGCGTTCGCGGGCACGATGTGCTTCTCGGCCGGCAACCTGCTGTCGAGCCGGATGCAGTCGATGGGGCTGCACCCGCTCGCGACCAATGGCTGGGCGATGCTGATCGGCGCGGCGATCCTGACCGTCGGCAGCGCGGTGGCCGGGATGTCGTTCACGCTCGACATGAGCCCGCGTTATCTCGGCGCGCTCGTCTACCTCGCCGTGCCGGGCTCGGTGATCGGCTTCACCGCGTACCTGACCCTCGTCGGCCGGATCGGGCCGGAGCGCGCCGCGTACTGCACGGTGCTGTTCCCGATCGTCGCGCTGGCCGTGTCGACGGTATTCGAGGGTTACCAGTGGTCGCCGCTCGCGGTGATCGGGCTGCTGCTCGTGGTGGCCGGCAATCTCGTCGCGTTCGACCTGACGCGCCGGCTGTTTCTCCGGACGGCGTGA